In the Raineyella fluvialis genome, GTCGTGCAGGGAGTAGGCGACGTCGTCGGCCAGGTCCATCACGGCGCAGTCGAGGGTCTGCAGGTCGGGCCGGAGGTCCGGGAACGCCTTCCGGACCGCGATCAGCTCGTCCAGGTCGGGCACGTACGCGTTGAACTTGTACGAGCCGCCGCTGGCGTCCGGACGGGCGCCGCGGGGCTGCCGCGCCCAGGTCCGCGGATGGGGGTCGGGCCAGTGGTGCCGGCCCCAGGGGTACTTGAGGACCGAGGCGCGAACGGCAGTGGTCAGGTTGAGGCCCTCGTCACCGGGTCCGTGCGTCTCGAGTTCGGTGAGCACCCGGAAGGTCTGGGCGTTGCCCTCGAATCCGTCGTTCAGGCCGAACCGGGTTCGGGCCTGGCGGTCCAGTTCCTGCTCGCCGAGGTGGCCGAACGGCGGATGGCCCAGATCGTGGGCGCCGGCCCCGGCCTGGGCGACGACGTGGTTGAGGCCGCCGAGGGCCTCGATCCGCTCCGGTGCCGCGCCCTCCTCGAGGCGTACGGCGATCGCCCGGGCCACCGCGGTGACCTTGATCGTGTGGGTCAGCCGGTTGTGGACGATCCCGCCGGTGGTGCCGGCCGAGACCACCTGGGTGACCTCGGCGAGCCGGGAGAAGGAGGGGGAGAAGCGGATCCGCTCCAGGTCGACCCGGTACTCCGAGTTGGTCCCGGCGGCCAACGGCCGGGCGACCCCGTCCTCGGTGCGGGCCCGATCCGTACGCGTCGACATGGCCTCACTCTAATGGGAGGGCTCGCCGTCCCCCCTCACACTCAGGCCAGGCTGCGCCTCACGCCGCTCCGTTGCGTACGATCCACGGCGATCCGCTGGTGGATGGTGTGCGACTGGCCGGGGGACAGCGTGACGGCGCCCGCGCCGACGTTCGCCGCCTCGACGCAGAGCATCTCCTGCCACTCGTCGTTGCCGAAATCGCCCATCTTGGCCGACTTGCTGACGAAGGGGTTCCAGATGACCGTCTGCCCGGAGCCGCGCTTGTTGATCCCGAGGGTGCGCTTGAGCGTCGGGTCCTTGACCACCACGTCGCCCGCGTGCTGGTAGATGCGGTCGGTCTCCCCGACGATCACCACGGTGCCCCGCTGGTCGAACTCCCCGTTGATCACCTTGTCGTGGTAGCCGCAACCGTCCAACCCGTCGATGGTGATCCGGCGGGCGTCACCGACGTGCAGGTAGGTGTGCAGTGCCTCCTCGAAGGTGAACGGGGTACTGCGGTTGCCGTACGCCTCGACGCGCAGGTCGATGTCGAGCACCTGACCCACGGTGTAGGTGATGTCGGCGGCCCAGTCCCGGTCGAAGTCCTCCAGGCCGGCCAGGTCCACGTCGTGCCCGTCCAGGTGCAGGCGGAGCCGGATGCTGTCGGCGACCGGGGTCGCCTCCACCAGCGCCCAGCGGGTCAGCCGTGCGACACCATGCGGCGGGTAGTGCTGCCCGTCCGTCCCGGAGCCGAACCAGGGGAAGCAGATCGGTACGCCGCCTCGGATCGCCGCCCCGTCCTCGAAGCGCGACATCCCGCTCAGCCAGATGACCGGCTCCTGCCCGGTCGGCTGCCAGCCCGTGAGGTGACCCCCGTGCAGGTACACCTCCGCGGTGCATGAGCCGATGGCCACCCGCACCACCGGCTGGCCACCCTCGCCCTGCTCGAGCGTGACACCGTCGGGAAGCTCAGAGTTCTCCATGCCGCCACGGTAGCGGGTCGTACGGTCGTCGCGGCGCGGTATCGCGGGCGATCCCCCGTGGGGTGCGCCCCGGGCGGACGCGTGCGGACCTGCGGCCCTAGTCTTGCCTCATGCAGTCTCCCGTTGATGCCACCACCACCGAGGCCTGGGGGCGGCTGAGCTCCCTCGCCCAGGACTACCGACCGAACATGCGTACGTGGTTCGCCGAGGACCCGGGACGTACCGAGCGCCTCTCCTTCACCGCCGGGGACCTCTTCGTCGACATGTCGAAGAACTGGCTGGACGACACCATCGTGTCCAGCCTCGTCGACCTCGCCGACCAGGTGCACCTCACCGACCGGATCGACGCGATGTTCCGCGGCGACCGGATCAACGTCACCGAGGACCGCTCGGTGCTGCACACGGCGCTGCGCAAGCCCGCGGGCCAGTCGTTGATCCTCGACGGCAAGGACGTCGTGGCCGACGTCCAGGGTGAGCTCGACAAGATCTACGCCTTCGCCCGGAAGATCCGTTCCGGCGAGTGGCGCGGCATCACCGGCAAGACGATCCGGACCATCGTCAACATCGGCATCGGCGGTTCCGACCTCGGCCCGGTGATGGCGTACGAGGCGCTCAAGCCGTACGGCCAGCTCGGCCTGGAATGCCGCTTCATCTCCAACATCGACCCGACCGACGCGGCCGAGAAGACCTTCCTGCTCGACCCGGAGACCACGCTGGTCATTGTCGCCTCGAAGACGTTCACCACGCTGGAGACCATCACCAACGCCCGCATCGTCCGCAACTGGCTGCTCTCCACGCTGAAGGACCGCGGCGCGATCGCCGACGGTCAGGAGAACGAGGCCGTCGCCAAGCACTTCGTCGCCGTCTCGACCGCCCTGGAGAAGGTCGCCGCCTTCGGCATCGACCCGGCGAACGCGTTCGGGTTCTGGGAGTGGGTCGGTGGCCGCTACTCGGTCGACTCCGCGGTGGGCACGGCGCTGGCCGTCTACATCGGCC is a window encoding:
- a CDS encoding D-hexose-6-phosphate mutarotase, whose amino-acid sequence is MENSELPDGVTLEQGEGGQPVVRVAIGSCTAEVYLHGGHLTGWQPTGQEPVIWLSGMSRFEDGAAIRGGVPICFPWFGSGTDGQHYPPHGVARLTRWALVEATPVADSIRLRLHLDGHDVDLAGLEDFDRDWAADITYTVGQVLDIDLRVEAYGNRSTPFTFEEALHTYLHVGDARRITIDGLDGCGYHDKVINGEFDQRGTVVIVGETDRIYQHAGDVVVKDPTLKRTLGINKRGSGQTVIWNPFVSKSAKMGDFGNDEWQEMLCVEAANVGAGAVTLSPGQSHTIHQRIAVDRTQRSGVRRSLA
- the pgi gene encoding glucose-6-phosphate isomerase; the encoded protein is MQSPVDATTTEAWGRLSSLAQDYRPNMRTWFAEDPGRTERLSFTAGDLFVDMSKNWLDDTIVSSLVDLADQVHLTDRIDAMFRGDRINVTEDRSVLHTALRKPAGQSLILDGKDVVADVQGELDKIYAFARKIRSGEWRGITGKTIRTIVNIGIGGSDLGPVMAYEALKPYGQLGLECRFISNIDPTDAAEKTFLLDPETTLVIVASKTFTTLETITNARIVRNWLLSTLKDRGAIADGQENEAVAKHFVAVSTALEKVAAFGIDPANAFGFWEWVGGRYSVDSAVGTALAVYIGPDNFEAFLAGFHAMDEHFRTTPLERNVPALMGLLNIWYTNFHGAQSHAVLPYAQYLHRFPAYLQQLTMESNGKRVRWDGTPVTSDTGEIFWGEPGTNGQHAFYQLIHQGTRLVPADFIAVANPANPTRDAENDVHELFLGNFFAQTKALAFGKTADEVRAEGTREEIVSARVFPGNRPTTSIMAPELSPSVLGQLIALYEHITFTEGIVWGIDSFDQWGVELGKQMAKELTPAVAGNEAAIEAQDPSTKALIRYYRSQRV